One Citrobacter sp. Marseille-Q6884 genomic window, CGGTGCTACAAAACATATCCTGTCCCTTCCTTGGCATCTCTGAAGTTTAGCCAGTATACACTCCGCTAGCGCTACGTGACTGGTTCAGGGCTGCGCCCCGACACCCGCTAAAAGCACTGACGCGCCTGCGGCTTGCCCAACCCCGCGCCGTCCGGGAAAGAATTTCCCGATCGACCCGACGTTTCTGTTTACCTGTGATGTTAACGTTTGGATCTTTTTCCCGGGTTTACCTATTTTCTTCTAATGAAGCGTTCACAGCTGACGTTAATAGATGGGTGCTTTCATGTTTGGTTTTTCACCAGGAGAACTTATGAACCTTTGCCCCGATGAACGTCTGCTCTTTGTGCGGATGATTTCCGCTATGCTTCGCCGTTCGGGCGGTGATGCGGGTGCTGTTATGTTTGAGGCGTATCGCCATATTGTGTCCGATACCAATCAAGCTCGTCGTTCCTGCATGCTCGACCTGCTCGAAAGCGTCAGGCATGACTATGTACACGGTGGATATACATAGTTGCCCTGGATACGCTTTTCGTCTAAGTGAGCGTTCTTTTCGTCTCTTTATTCGCCGTCCTGTATACCGAAGCGTGCGCTCAGCTTCTGATAAAGCGCTTCTGCCTGTTCGTGCATTCGCTCACAGTCGGCTGCCTCGTCATC contains:
- a CDS encoding Rop family plasmid primer RNA-binding protein — encoded protein: MTKQESAALNMAKFIRAQSLLLLEKLDVLDLDDEAADCERMHEQAEALYQKLSARFGIQDGE